From Haloarcula sp. CBA1127, a single genomic window includes:
- a CDS encoding DUF4864 domain-containing protein, which translates to MTQHRGVRLGVVCVVALLAGCGALFGGGPSPAESAVTPAPVPTDRAAETTAVPDADQEYWGNVSVDANRSAVTQPRVLELRPNCERPPGLVVHIQVLALQNNDPATNEGINTTWQFASPSNRDLTGPYANFVRTIQSGFEPLLNATGVRYGPLDRDGNTASQPVTVVNGTGATTSYRWTVEKQTEAPYEGCWMTAGVAPA; encoded by the coding sequence ATGACACAGCACAGGGGCGTCCGGCTGGGAGTCGTCTGCGTCGTCGCGCTCCTGGCCGGGTGCGGAGCGCTGTTCGGCGGCGGGCCGTCACCTGCAGAATCCGCGGTGACACCCGCACCCGTTCCGACTGACAGAGCCGCGGAGACGACGGCCGTACCGGATGCCGACCAAGAGTACTGGGGCAACGTCTCCGTCGACGCCAACAGGTCGGCGGTGACACAGCCGCGGGTCCTCGAACTACGACCGAACTGCGAGCGGCCACCGGGACTCGTTGTCCACATTCAGGTGCTGGCGCTGCAGAACAACGACCCGGCGACGAACGAGGGCATCAACACCACCTGGCAGTTCGCGTCCCCGTCGAACCGGGACCTGACAGGACCGTACGCGAACTTCGTCCGGACAATCCAGAGCGGATTCGAACCGCTCCTGAACGCGACGGGCGTGCGGTACGGGCCGCTCGACCGCGATGGCAACACCGCGTCACAGCCGGTGACGGTCGTCAACGGGACCGGAGCGACGACGAGCTACCGGTGGACGGTCGAAAAGCAGACCGAAGCGCCCTACGAGGGCTGCTGGATGACAGCCGGCGTCGCGCCGGCCTAA
- a CDS encoding sodium:calcium antiporter — MVVVNAAGLFAGLALLLVGADRTVRSAAELALYYGVSTFFVGVTVISVGTSIPEMTTSVYAATYGAGDLLVGNIVGSETAQITLAIGLVALISPIAAERRNVLIYGGAMVLAMIIMILTLEDGITRLEGLLMMLAYLMFIHDLYSTEGGEEITEEVIEDEEPPARALPQIAVGIVLVIVGGHLLVTNGVAIATVAGIPEYLVGVLAGLGTTTPEIAVAGIAAREGREGISVGSLLGSNITDPVFSLGVGALVADVTLADPAAVAASVTYMLVVSLVVLGLLYWRRGIGRRSAVVCMLLYLPSLALF, encoded by the coding sequence ATGGTGGTTGTTAACGCTGCTGGCCTTTTTGCCGGTCTGGCGCTTCTCCTCGTTGGCGCCGACAGGACGGTGCGGTCGGCGGCCGAGCTTGCCCTCTATTACGGGGTCTCTACGTTCTTCGTGGGTGTCACCGTTATTTCGGTCGGCACGTCGATCCCGGAGATGACCACCTCGGTGTACGCCGCGACCTATGGGGCCGGCGACCTGCTTGTCGGGAATATCGTCGGCTCCGAGACGGCACAGATCACGCTGGCTATCGGCCTCGTGGCGCTCATCTCGCCTATCGCTGCGGAGCGACGGAACGTCCTGATATACGGCGGCGCGATGGTGCTCGCCATGATTATCATGATCCTCACGCTGGAGGACGGCATCACCCGCTTGGAAGGGCTGTTGATGATGCTCGCCTACCTCATGTTCATCCACGACCTCTACTCCACCGAGGGCGGCGAGGAAATCACCGAGGAGGTCATCGAGGACGAGGAACCGCCGGCGCGGGCGCTACCCCAGATCGCCGTCGGGATCGTTCTCGTGATCGTCGGCGGCCACCTGCTGGTGACCAATGGCGTCGCCATCGCGACGGTCGCGGGCATCCCCGAGTACCTCGTCGGGGTCCTGGCTGGCCTGGGAACGACGACCCCGGAGATCGCCGTCGCCGGTATCGCCGCTCGCGAAGGCCGCGAAGGTATCTCCGTCGGGTCGCTGCTCGGGAGCAATATCACGGACCCGGTGTTCTCACTTGGCGTCGGCGCACTAGTCGCAGACGTCACGCTGGCTGACCCGGCGGCCGTCGCCGCGTCCGTGACGTACATGCTGGTCGTCTCGCTCGTCGTCCTCGGACTGCTGTACTGGCGGCGGGGCATCGGACGCCGAAGCGCGGTCGTCTGTATGCTCCTGTATCTCCCGTCGCTCGCGCTGTTCTGA
- a CDS encoding nucleotidyltransferase family protein yields the protein MDGVVLAAGEGTRMRPLTADRPKGLVEVDGKPLLTHCFDTLRSLGVDRLVVVIGYRGDDIVSHYGEQYRDTPIAYVRQDEQLGLAHALEQASSAVDGTFVMLNGDNVCRANLGDVLDRHHETDASATLLVESVSRAEARTTGVVTTNDEGGVTGLVEKPSDPPSTLVTRGFFIFEPAIGHACALTRPSERGEYELPDAIDLLLSAGHRVEAVELDGWCHNVNEPGDIDAVEGRLD from the coding sequence ATGGACGGCGTCGTACTCGCTGCCGGCGAAGGGACGCGGATGCGGCCGCTCACCGCGGACAGACCGAAGGGACTCGTCGAGGTGGACGGAAAGCCACTGCTGACACACTGCTTCGATACGCTGCGGTCACTCGGCGTCGACCGGTTGGTCGTCGTTATCGGCTACCGCGGTGACGACATCGTGTCCCACTACGGCGAGCAGTACCGAGACACACCGATAGCGTACGTCCGGCAGGACGAGCAGTTGGGGCTCGCCCACGCGCTCGAACAGGCCAGTTCCGCCGTCGACGGGACCTTTGTCATGCTGAACGGCGACAACGTCTGCCGGGCGAACCTTGGCGACGTGCTTGACCGACACCACGAGACCGACGCCAGCGCGACGCTACTCGTCGAGAGCGTGTCGCGGGCCGAGGCCAGAACGACCGGCGTCGTCACGACCAACGACGAGGGCGGGGTAACCGGCCTCGTCGAGAAGCCGTCGGACCCGCCGTCAACGCTGGTCACGCGGGGCTTTTTCATCTTCGAACCGGCCATCGGCCACGCCTGCGCGCTGACGCGCCCCTCCGAGCGCGGCGAGTACGAACTGCCCGACGCAATCGACCTGCTGTTGAGCGCCGGCCACCGGGTCGAGGCGGTCGAACTCGACGGGTGGTGTCACAACGTCAACGAACCGGGCGACATCGACGCCGTCGAGGGGCGACTGGACTGA
- a CDS encoding DUF429 domain-containing protein: MAEPLYVGVDRSDESWVAVAFTGDGFDHTSVFDSIGACWAAYEERARRILVGVPIGLVESGEPDRRCDELARSVLGDRSTTVRTPPVREATRKQRYSTANRVHKRKTGHELSERAFARSDSLARVDELLQELPEAAAAIRESHPEVCFRALGGEPLTHPKHTAGGYAERMRILAHYDRDAAPTVQKAAEATGGTAVAVDDVLDAVALAYTAQPGDGELYTLPPEPPRDATGLPMEIVYRTASPLIT, from the coding sequence ATGGCGGAACCGCTGTACGTCGGCGTCGATCGAAGCGACGAGTCCTGGGTCGCTGTGGCGTTCACCGGCGACGGCTTCGACCACACGTCCGTGTTCGATAGTATCGGCGCGTGCTGGGCAGCTTACGAGGAGCGCGCCCGCCGGATTCTGGTCGGGGTGCCGATTGGACTTGTCGAATCCGGCGAGCCGGACCGCCGGTGTGATGAACTCGCTCGGTCAGTCCTCGGCGACCGAAGCACGACGGTCCGCACGCCGCCGGTGCGAGAAGCGACCCGGAAACAGCGCTACTCGACGGCCAATCGCGTCCACAAGCGCAAGACTGGACACGAACTCTCCGAGCGGGCGTTCGCACGGAGCGACAGCCTCGCCCGAGTCGACGAACTCCTGCAGGAACTGCCCGAGGCCGCCGCTGCCATTCGGGAGTCTCATCCGGAAGTCTGCTTCCGAGCACTTGGCGGCGAGCCGCTCACTCACCCGAAGCACACTGCCGGAGGGTACGCTGAGCGGATGCGGATTCTCGCGCATTACGACCGTGACGCCGCCCCGACAGTCCAGAAAGCCGCCGAAGCGACCGGTGGCACAGCGGTGGCCGTCGACGACGTGCTGGACGCCGTCGCTCTCGCGTACACAGCACAGCCGGGTGATGGAGAACTGTACACGCTCCCGCCCGAGCCGCCGCGAGATGCGACGGGGCTGCCGATGGAAATCGTCTATCGGACAGCGTCGCCACTGATCACGTAG
- a CDS encoding cold-shock protein, with product MAEGTVDFFNDTGGYGFIETDDADEDVFFHMEDVGGPDLEEGQEVEFDIEQADKGPRATNLTRL from the coding sequence ATGGCGGAAGGCACTGTCGACTTCTTCAACGACACTGGTGGTTACGGCTTCATCGAAACCGACGATGCGGACGAAGACGTCTTCTTCCACATGGAAGACGTCGGCGGCCCTGACCTCGAAGAGGGGCAGGAAGTCGAGTTCGACATCGAGCAGGCGGACAAGGGTCCGCGTGCGACCAACCTCACGCGACTGTAA
- a CDS encoding cold-shock protein, whose product MAKGTVDFFNDTGGYGFIDTEDADEDVFFHMEDIGGPDLEEGQELEFDIEQADKGPRANNVTRL is encoded by the coding sequence ATGGCGAAAGGAACGGTTGATTTCTTCAACGACACTGGCGGTTACGGTTTCATCGACACTGAGGACGCGGACGAGGACGTCTTCTTCCACATGGAAGACATCGGCGGCCCGGACCTCGAGGAAGGACAGGAGCTCGAATTTGACATCGAGCAGGCGGACAAGGGTCCGCGCGCCAACAACGTCACGAGGCTCTAA
- a CDS encoding FAD-binding and (Fe-S)-binding domain-containing protein: MATDSGNRIDPAADEVSNYDYQNDTVARSGLVDDLQARVDGEVRFDEYSRQLYATDASLYEVLPIGVVYPQSTEDVAAVMSYCAQREIPVLPRGGGTSLAGQTVNEAVVLDFSRYMNDLVEARPDDRRARAQPGIKLGDLNGELADHGLKFAPDPAWGDKSVLGGAIGNNSTGAHSLQYGKTDAYIEECEVVLADGTVTTFGEVTREELRDRADPSGDLEAQIYAEIERILTEEGEEIESHYPDLKRNVSGYNLDWVLDDAQDGTINVASLLAGSEGTLAIVTEAEVSLEPIPETKSMGLLAYEGLIEAMEDVADILKHDPAAVEVLDDVLIDLARDTAEFEDVVGMLPEGTRAVLIVEFYADDEESGRQKVADLLADRTNGVDPVANPTANRTVVDTPIRAFDAMEAHDEAKREKFWKMRKSGLPILLSRTTDEKHGSFIEDTAIPPANLPEYVAEFQEILEEHDTFASFYAHAGPGVLHIRPLINTKSVEGVQTMESITDAVTDLVVKYGGSVSGEHGDGRARTQWNKKLYGADLWETFQELKSTFDPDWLLNPGQVVGVDASEVESGAMPERARTVDMTENLRFSPEYEFNAGFDPALEWDNDNGMQGMVELCHGCGGCRGPQETTGGVMCPTYRASEEEMTTTRGRANMLRQAMSGDLPDDPTDEEFMHEVLDLCIGCKGCAKDCPSEVDMAKLKAEVTHAYHQEHGSSFRDKLFANVDALAGLGSAFAPLSNLATKVPGARTILQKAVGIAPDRTLPSFQRMTLQDWFDERGPQVPADEAERRALLFPDTYTNYSHPEVGKAAVRVLEAAGVHVQLADRTDSGRPAHSKGFLDQSRATARDNVDALAPAVEEGWDVVLVEPSDAVMFQSDYLDLLSGEDVETLAANAYGVCEYLDTFRLDESADWDVPAETLTYHGHCHQKATKKDHHAVGVLRRAGYDVDPLDSGCCGMAGSFGYEAEHFSMSKAIGSILFDQIGESRGDTVVAPGASCRTQLDDWDESDGEPPHPVEKLDAALA, encoded by the coding sequence ATGGCAACCGATTCCGGCAACCGGATAGACCCAGCAGCTGACGAGGTATCGAACTACGACTATCAGAACGACACCGTCGCTCGGTCGGGCCTCGTCGATGACCTACAGGCGCGCGTCGACGGCGAGGTCCGGTTCGACGAGTACTCGCGACAGTTGTACGCGACCGACGCCAGCCTCTACGAGGTGCTGCCCATCGGCGTCGTCTATCCACAGTCAACCGAGGACGTGGCCGCGGTCATGTCCTACTGCGCACAGCGAGAGATTCCGGTTCTGCCGCGGGGCGGCGGGACGAGCCTCGCCGGCCAGACCGTCAATGAGGCCGTCGTGCTGGATTTCTCGCGGTACATGAACGACCTCGTCGAAGCGCGGCCCGACGACCGGCGAGCGCGGGCCCAGCCGGGCATCAAGCTCGGCGACCTGAACGGGGAGCTGGCCGACCACGGGCTGAAGTTCGCGCCGGACCCAGCGTGGGGCGACAAGAGCGTCCTCGGCGGCGCTATCGGTAACAACTCCACCGGCGCACACTCCCTGCAGTACGGCAAGACCGACGCCTATATCGAAGAGTGCGAGGTCGTCCTCGCGGACGGCACCGTCACCACGTTCGGGGAGGTCACCCGCGAGGAACTACGCGACCGAGCAGACCCCAGCGGTGACCTCGAAGCGCAGATTTACGCCGAAATCGAGCGGATACTCACGGAGGAGGGCGAGGAGATTGAGAGCCACTACCCGGACCTGAAGCGCAACGTTTCAGGGTATAACCTCGACTGGGTGCTCGACGACGCACAGGACGGGACCATCAACGTCGCTTCGCTGCTGGCCGGCAGCGAGGGGACCCTCGCAATTGTCACCGAGGCCGAGGTGTCCCTGGAGCCGATTCCCGAGACCAAGTCGATGGGCCTGCTCGCCTACGAGGGACTCATCGAGGCCATGGAAGACGTTGCGGACATCCTCAAACACGACCCGGCGGCCGTCGAGGTGCTCGACGACGTGCTCATTGACCTGGCCCGGGACACCGCCGAGTTCGAGGACGTGGTCGGGATGTTGCCTGAGGGGACCCGAGCGGTCCTCATCGTGGAGTTCTACGCCGACGACGAGGAGAGCGGGCGACAGAAGGTCGCCGACCTGCTTGCGGACCGAACGAACGGCGTCGACCCCGTCGCCAACCCGACCGCGAACCGGACCGTCGTTGACACGCCGATACGGGCGTTCGACGCGATGGAAGCCCACGACGAGGCAAAACGCGAGAAGTTCTGGAAAATGCGCAAATCCGGCCTCCCGATACTGCTCTCGCGGACGACCGACGAAAAACACGGCTCGTTCATCGAGGACACCGCCATCCCGCCGGCGAACCTCCCGGAGTACGTCGCCGAATTTCAGGAAATACTGGAGGAACACGACACCTTCGCCTCCTTCTACGCCCACGCTGGCCCCGGCGTGCTCCACATCCGCCCACTCATCAACACAAAGTCGGTCGAGGGCGTCCAGACCATGGAGTCCATCACCGACGCAGTGACGGACCTCGTGGTGAAATACGGCGGGAGCGTCTCGGGCGAACACGGCGACGGGCGCGCCCGCACGCAGTGGAACAAGAAGCTCTACGGCGCAGACCTCTGGGAGACGTTCCAAGAACTCAAATCGACGTTCGACCCCGACTGGCTGCTCAACCCCGGGCAGGTCGTCGGTGTCGACGCAAGTGAGGTCGAGTCCGGCGCGATGCCCGAGCGGGCACGCACGGTCGACATGACCGAGAACCTCCGCTTTTCACCGGAGTACGAGTTCAACGCCGGCTTCGACCCCGCGTTGGAGTGGGACAACGACAACGGAATGCAGGGGATGGTCGAACTCTGCCACGGCTGTGGCGGCTGTCGCGGCCCCCAGGAGACGACCGGCGGCGTGATGTGTCCGACCTATCGCGCGTCCGAGGAGGAGATGACGACGACGCGGGGGCGGGCGAATATGCTCCGGCAAGCGATGAGCGGCGACCTGCCGGACGACCCTACGGACGAAGAGTTCATGCACGAGGTGCTCGACCTCTGTATCGGCTGTAAGGGGTGTGCGAAGGACTGCCCGAGCGAGGTCGACATGGCGAAGCTCAAAGCGGAGGTGACCCACGCCTACCATCAGGAACACGGCTCCAGTTTCCGGGACAAACTGTTCGCGAACGTCGACGCGCTTGCCGGACTCGGAAGCGCGTTCGCGCCGCTGTCGAACCTCGCGACGAAGGTCCCGGGCGCTCGCACCATTCTTCAAAAGGCGGTCGGTATCGCCCCGGACCGGACACTCCCGAGCTTCCAGCGGATGACGCTACAGGACTGGTTCGACGAACGCGGTCCGCAGGTCCCGGCCGACGAGGCCGAGCGACGGGCGCTGCTGTTCCCTGATACGTACACGAACTACAGCCATCCCGAGGTCGGGAAAGCCGCCGTCCGCGTGCTCGAAGCCGCGGGTGTCCACGTCCAGTTGGCTGACCGAACCGACAGCGGGCGGCCCGCTCACTCGAAGGGCTTTCTCGACCAGTCCCGAGCGACCGCGCGGGACAACGTAGACGCGCTCGCCCCCGCAGTCGAGGAGGGCTGGGACGTAGTGCTGGTCGAACCAAGCGACGCCGTGATGTTCCAGTCAGACTATCTGGACCTGCTGTCGGGCGAGGACGTTGAGACGCTCGCGGCCAATGCCTACGGGGTCTGTGAGTACCTCGATACTTTCCGGCTGGACGAGAGCGCCGACTGGGACGTGCCAGCCGAGACGCTGACTTACCACGGCCACTGTCACCAGAAGGCGACGAAGAAAGACCACCACGCCGTCGGCGTCCTCCGGCGGGCCGGCTACGACGTGGACCCGCTAGATTCGGGCTGTTGTGGCATGGCCGGCTCCTTCGGCTACGAGGCCGAGCACTTCTCGATGAGCAAGGCCATCGGCTCCATCCTGTTTGACCAGATCGGCGAGAGCCGCGGCGACACGGTGGTCGCGCCCGGCGCGTCCTGTCGCACGCAACTGGACGACTGGGACGAAAGCGACGGCGAGCCGCCGCATCCGGTGGAGAAGCTCGATGCGGCCCTAGCCTGA
- a CDS encoding Hsp20/alpha crystallin family protein, producing the protein MTPSNDPFETMLRLFAQTQQEMMSDSLGRRTGSDSGRRMFDAPENRADRPAASTRSVDHRQHGIDTNLHVDETDDGYVVMVDLPGFERDDLSVRFEDGVLSIQGETTVATETSDGARRHSRRVAERVAVPQPVVDDDITATYHNGVLEVTLPRADDADDSNRIDIE; encoded by the coding sequence ATGACACCCAGCAACGACCCCTTCGAGACGATGCTCCGACTCTTCGCACAGACGCAACAGGAAATGATGAGCGACAGTTTGGGCCGGCGGACGGGTAGCGATTCGGGACGCCGAATGTTCGACGCTCCCGAAAACCGCGCCGACCGACCAGCCGCTAGCACGCGCTCGGTCGACCACCGCCAGCACGGCATCGACACGAACCTCCACGTCGACGAGACCGACGACGGGTACGTCGTGATGGTCGACCTCCCGGGATTCGAGCGCGATGACCTCTCCGTTCGCTTCGAGGATGGCGTCCTCAGCATTCAGGGTGAGACCACGGTCGCTACGGAGACCAGCGACGGCGCTCGCCGACACAGCCGACGGGTCGCCGAGCGAGTCGCCGTTCCCCAGCCGGTCGTGGACGACGACATCACTGCCACATACCACAACGGGGTCCTCGAAGTAACGCTGCCGCGCGCAGACGACGCCGACGACTCGAACCGGATTGATATCGAGTAG
- a CDS encoding class I SAM-dependent methyltransferase, with protein sequence MSEATWDVQDGAIVERPRNVRKHPLLHRIYERHDELLAEQLPAGRTLELAFGQHMHPRADIGLEGWPSNAETVRKPALAGDARALPFDDNSFDAVIGRRFLHHVPPADRPEIIREAARVLRPDGRVALLEGTPGLYRKLTKGAAFRLGLLEEDTDIYGHLSETAVTDLVSDSFKIIKKQTLGSPLMLASISESDVSARLLDLYERTQFVKWWTLVVGERPESVA encoded by the coding sequence ATGTCAGAAGCGACCTGGGACGTTCAGGACGGCGCAATCGTCGAGCGGCCACGGAACGTCCGGAAGCACCCGCTGTTACACCGAATCTACGAGCGACACGACGAGCTACTAGCCGAACAGCTCCCGGCCGGTCGGACGCTCGAACTCGCGTTCGGCCAGCACATGCATCCCCGGGCCGACATCGGGCTGGAAGGCTGGCCGTCGAACGCCGAAACCGTCCGCAAGCCGGCGCTAGCCGGCGACGCCCGCGCGCTGCCGTTCGACGACAACTCCTTTGACGCCGTTATCGGCCGCCGGTTCCTCCATCACGTCCCGCCCGCGGACCGCCCGGAGATAATTCGCGAAGCCGCCCGCGTTCTCCGCCCCGACGGCCGCGTCGCCCTGCTCGAAGGAACGCCGGGGCTGTACCGCAAGCTCACCAAGGGTGCCGCGTTCCGGCTGGGGCTTCTGGAGGAGGACACCGATATCTACGGCCACCTCTCGGAGACCGCCGTCACCGACCTCGTCTCCGACTCGTTCAAGATCATAAAGAAACAGACGCTCGGATCACCGCTGATGCTCGCGAGCATCTCCGAGTCGGACGTATCGGCGCGGCTTCTCGACCTCTACGAACGGACGCAGTTCGTCAAGTGGTGGACGCTCGTGGTGGGCGAGCGTCCCGAGTCTGTCGCGTGA
- a CDS encoding site-specific integrase has protein sequence MTRNADRRIENLQERIERAEEMSGDDQNVLQAFDNRLALLGSQYGKERREKLLRHCVRIAEEVGGLADSLDDKRAAEDIVRWIHDTYDNEESNRDYRVAFRMFGKHVTDGDEIPDSISWVSATTSKDYNPMPNPAKMLWWEEHILPMLDECRHARDKALIAVAWDSGARSGELRNLTVGDVSDHKYGLRISVDGKKGERSITLVPSVPHLRQWLNVHPGKDQPDAPLWSKLSKPEDISYQMKLKILKKHARKAGIDHTEVTFTQMRKSSASYLASDGVNQAHLEDHHGWDRGSDVASRYVAVFGDANDRAIAQAHGVDVEEDESDPIAPVTCPRCRNETPRDEPTCVWCSQAMDAAAVEEIEREQKEIRSELLQIAHDDPDFLDNLDRVERFIELGDENPEILREARAFADATES, from the coding sequence ATGACGAGAAACGCAGATCGTCGAATCGAGAATCTGCAGGAGCGCATCGAGCGCGCCGAAGAGATGAGTGGAGACGACCAGAACGTGTTGCAGGCCTTCGACAACAGACTCGCCCTGCTCGGGAGTCAGTACGGCAAGGAGCGCCGTGAAAAGCTCCTCAGGCACTGTGTGCGTATCGCCGAGGAAGTCGGTGGACTGGCTGACTCTCTTGACGACAAGCGAGCTGCCGAGGATATCGTCCGCTGGATTCACGACACCTACGACAACGAGGAATCCAACCGGGACTACCGCGTCGCATTCCGGATGTTCGGGAAGCACGTCACCGACGGCGACGAGATTCCCGATAGCATCTCGTGGGTCTCGGCAACTACGTCGAAGGACTACAACCCGATGCCGAACCCGGCGAAGATGCTCTGGTGGGAGGAACACATCTTGCCCATGCTCGACGAGTGCCGCCACGCCCGCGACAAGGCGCTCATCGCCGTCGCATGGGACTCCGGGGCCCGGAGCGGGGAACTCCGCAACCTCACCGTCGGAGACGTTTCTGACCACAAATACGGCCTGCGTATCTCCGTCGACGGCAAGAAGGGCGAGCGGTCGATTACGCTCGTCCCATCCGTCCCCCATCTCCGGCAGTGGCTGAACGTCCATCCGGGAAAGGACCAGCCGGACGCGCCCCTCTGGTCGAAACTGAGCAAACCCGAGGATATCAGCTACCAGATGAAGTTGAAGATTCTCAAGAAGCACGCTCGGAAGGCCGGAATCGACCACACCGAGGTAACGTTCACGCAGATGCGGAAGTCGTCGGCGTCGTATCTGGCTTCGGACGGTGTCAATCAGGCCCACCTCGAAGACCACCACGGCTGGGACCGGGGTTCGGACGTGGCTTCCCGGTACGTCGCTGTCTTCGGTGACGCCAACGACCGCGCTATCGCGCAGGCCCACGGCGTCGACGTGGAGGAAGACGAGTCTGATCCGATTGCGCCGGTCACTTGCCCGCGATGCCGGAACGAGACGCCCCGCGACGAACCCACCTGCGTCTGGTGCAGTCAGGCGATGGACGCGGCCGCGGTTGAGGAGATCGAACGAGAGCAGAAGGAGATTCGATCGGAGCTGTTGCAGATTGCTCACGACGATCCCGACTTCCTCGACAATCTCGACCGTGTCGAGCGGTTCATTGAGCTCGGTGATGAGAACCCCGAAATCCTCCGCGAGGCGCGGGCGTTCGCTGACGCCACCGAGAGCTGA
- a CDS encoding HTH domain-containing protein has translation MILEKYSLFTYVMWSKERTVPGKDRDKESGKYTTSYTDSDFVDAIRRLDGMAGTSEIADEVGCTRRTAYTRLKSLDENGEIESREVGNSLVWIISE, from the coding sequence ATGATCTTGGAGAAGTATTCACTATTTACATACGTGATGTGGTCGAAGGAGAGGACAGTGCCGGGGAAAGATCGTGACAAGGAGTCTGGGAAGTACACGACCAGCTACACGGACTCCGATTTCGTCGATGCAATTCGCCGACTTGACGGTATGGCTGGAACTTCTGAGATCGCCGACGAAGTAGGTTGTACTCGACGGACTGCGTACACTCGTCTCAAGTCGCTTGATGAAAATGGAGAGATCGAGAGTCGTGAAGTGGGGAACTCTCTCGTCTGGATTATATCCGAGTAG
- a CDS encoding site-specific integrase — MRIKRNENHHSYRCWLTPDEYKQLKQTAGSYRDSLIVQLGGEVGLRSFEIPQVCPKHITQVDGHARLRVPEGKDTEGSGGKPRDAYLPEQVESEVLRYANVEEIDRDDPIIDLTERSVQRRVKETAERVEEETGNTDWKKVSSHDLRRYYAQTLLVRERMNPRVVMEVGGWSSFSAIEPYLNAPTAGVVNEEFEGTTLS; from the coding sequence ATGCGAATCAAGCGTAACGAGAATCATCACTCGTATCGCTGCTGGCTTACCCCGGATGAGTACAAGCAACTTAAACAGACAGCTGGGAGCTATCGAGATTCGCTCATCGTTCAGCTCGGCGGTGAAGTCGGGCTCCGCTCCTTTGAGATCCCTCAGGTCTGTCCAAAGCATATCACACAAGTTGATGGGCATGCTCGGCTCCGCGTTCCCGAGGGAAAGGACACCGAAGGTAGCGGCGGGAAGCCCAGAGATGCATATCTCCCGGAGCAGGTTGAAAGCGAAGTCCTTCGCTATGCTAACGTCGAAGAGATTGATCGCGACGATCCGATCATTGATCTGACCGAGCGGTCTGTCCAGCGACGTGTGAAGGAAACAGCTGAACGCGTGGAGGAGGAGACAGGAAATACCGACTGGAAAAAAGTATCGAGTCATGATCTCCGGCGCTACTATGCTCAGACACTGCTCGTCAGAGAGCGGATGAATCCCCGTGTAGTGATGGAAGTCGGTGGCTGGTCGTCGTTCTCTGCCATCGAACCGTATCTGAATGCGCCGACCGCTGGCGTAGTCAACGAGGAGTTCGAGGGAACAACCCTCTCATGA